Below is a window of uncultured Sphaerochaeta sp. DNA.
CAACAACGTATCGATGAGGCAAAGCGAATCGAGGAAGAACGACTGGAAAAGCAGAGGGAGAAGGCAGAGGAGCTGAGAAAAGCGGAAGAAGCTGAGATGGCTCGCCTTGCCGCCCTGGAAGCAGAATATCAACAGATCCCCCCTCTCGAACAATTGACACTTCCCAGGATGTACACCACGGATGAAGCTACCAGCCTTTCAGCCGACAACGATCCGCTGAACGTTCTGATGCTCCCTCTGGATGATATTCGCTGGAGCGACCCAGCCATGAAAAACCTGGTTGCTACGAGTATCAGTGATATAAAAGCCCCCGTCATCATGGTTACGGGACATATGCAGAATGTCATTGATCTTGTGAGACAGTTACGAAGAAATGCCGTGTTGGTCGAAGGAGGGGCGATCATCACCTCCTATCGGGTCATCTCAACTACAAACCATGGGATACGTGTCCAATTCAGCAACACGAAGACAATCAGACTTTCCATCGCCAATCTCCCTGAATATAAGGTCTTTGATGCATTCACCAGTGGAAACGATTGGAAAACCCTACAAAAACAGGTTACCAGCGAACGGACCAAGATGCTCGAAAGAATCTTGGCAGAAGGAACGGTTACCGAGCCAACTATCATAGGGGCCAGCCTCTTTGAGCCATCCTACCAGGATTGGAACACGTTCAGTCCGGTACTGTATCGACAAATCGACTATATCTGGCCATTATCGAACTTCCTGGAGGAGTCATCCTTCTACGATGTATATAGAGCCACCCATTTCTCTGCAGACACCGACGCGGGAAACACGCTTGTCACCGAGAACCTGAAAGAACGTATCGATTATGTCTACAGTAGAAAAGTCCTTCCATTGCAGAGCTCTATGCTGACCATTGGAGGAGAATCAATTCCTGATGCACAGAACATCGCCCGCTACGGGATCTCTGCCACCTTCCTGATTCCTTAGTTCTCCGGATCTATAACCTCCGCCTCTGCTTCAACCACCTGTTCCTTGAACTGTTGGTTGATCTTGCGGATGCGCAGAGACCAGAGAATCATGCCGATTCCGCTTACTATGAAGAGCAACCCGAATAGCTTGAGCAACAGGCTCCCGATCTGCTGTGGGAATACAAACAAGAGAATGGCCATAATCAGGGAGAATACACCCTCCGTGTAGAGAGGAGAGAGGGAGCGTTCCTCTTTCCTCATCAGCAATGCATCCAAGAAGGAAATCAGGGCAGAGAATAAAAGCTGTGCACCAATGATGTACAACAATACTGTCCAGCTTATGGTCGCTGCCGAGAGAGGGACGATAATGGCAACCAAACCGATTACTATGCTCAAGAGGGCCTTGACCAAGGTAGCTATACGTGAGCGACTACCAAGATTGAATCCCTTCAAGTAAATCATACTGGAAATTCCCGATCCTGCAAGGAACACCCCTAAAAGGGAGATGAAAATCTTCACGAAGGATTCCTGTTGGAACATCAAGAAAATCCCTACGATAATCAAGAATGCACCTATCACGGTGGAAAGAATGAGGTGACGTTTAAGAAAGGTTTCCTGCATATTGGGCTCCTTGCCTTTCGGTCCTGTACAATTGGACCGTTTTTCTTTATCGTACTGGCTAGAACACCCTAAGTAAAGGATGACAACACATGTACCGGTATCTTTTCTTTGACGCAGATGGGACACTTTTTGATTTCGAACAAGCAGAACACAATGCATTCTGGAAGATGGCAGAAAGCCTTAGCCTGCCACTGGAAAGGAAGCATGAGCAAGACTATATCCGCTGCAATGCTGAGGTATGGAAACAGTTTGAAAAAGGAGAAGTCACCATCGATGAATTGAAAGTGAAGCGATTCGCCAATTTTGCATCGGAAACGGGGATTTTCCTCGATGCTGAAGAAGCAAGCAGGAGTTATCAGTATCAGCTGTCTGGTCAGGGTATCCTGTTTGATGAGAGCATTACCGTTCTTGAGACTTTGAAAGAGAGGGGTTACACACTCTTCCTTGCCACCAACGGAATTGCAGAAGTACAGAGAGGCAGGATTGCCGTATCAAATACTGAGCGGTACTTCGATCACATCTTCATTAGTGAAGAGTTGGGATACCAGAAGCCAGATCCACGATTTTTTGCCCATATGTTCGAGGTAACCGGGCTCGGTGAACAAAAACAGTTCTCACTCATGATCGGAGACAGTCTTTCCAGCGATATAGCTGGAGGCATAGCCAGTGGCATGGATACGTTGTGGTTGAACAAGGAAGGAAAACCTCAGGACCCCAAGGTACAACCAACCTATACCCACAACAGTCTATCCTCTGTGCTTGATTTCCTTAACGGCCCTCTCTGATTGACTTGAGTTCAACCTCTATGATCAACAGGGTATTTGGTTCAATGGTTTCCGTCCCCTCCTTCCCATAGGCAAGATCAGGATGTATCCAGAAACGATACTTTGCACCTTCCTGCATCAACTTAACACCTTCAATAAACCCTGGTACCATGATGGCTTCCAGCAGGAAGGTGGAACTCTGTTCCCGTTCATAGGAACTGTCAATGATTTTTCCGTTCAACAGCATGATCTGGTAATCGACTTCTACCATGCTGTCCTCTGTTGGGCGGTCCCCTTCCCCTTCTACAAGCACTTCATACTGCAGTCCTGAATCGGTTATCTTTACAGACTCCCTTTCCTTGTTGGTCTTCAGAAAATTCTCTGCAACTTCCATATTGGCTGAGGATATGGCATCCATCTCCTCTTGTGCAATCTGCAAGAGTTTTGTTTGCACTTCATAAAGGGTTTGGGACATCTCCTCCTGGGTGTAGAACCCCTGACCCCTATCAGCATCGAGAATTCCTTTGGCAAAATAAGAGGCTTCCAAGTCACTGAAACCCTTCTGCTGTACCATTGAGGAGTAGAGAAGATAGCCATAGGTGTAACTGAAACGATCTTCCAGCGTAGAAGGCTCTTCCAAATCCCGAATGACATCCGTCTCTTCAACAACTGGTTCAGCTTGTACCACAACCGTTGAAGAAGTTTCCTCCACAGGATTCTGGGGAGATTCAACTGGAGTTTTCGAACATCCAACCATCAAGAAGAGCAAGAACAAGGGGACGAGGCGCACAGACAAGGTATTCTTCACGGCATATCCTTCCGTAACAGCATTATTTCAGGTCTTCGACCGATGTGTTCTGGATCAACACATAGCAAGCATGTCATACACCCCATTATGACATACGTGAAAAGAAGACCTGTATAAAGGAAACTGTAACCCAGCTGACCGCATACGTCCAGTGTAAAGTGTCAAAAAGTGCCCTATTGGGGAAAAACGCTCCCCAATTGTGAATCGATTGCTACGATAACCGGAAACTTCTCCACCTCAAGACGCAAGAGAGCCTCTGGTCCCAAGTCGGGAAATGCAACCGTTGTGACAGCTCTGACGGTGGAAGCATAGAGCGCTCCGCACCCTCCAAAGGCTTGTAGATATACCGCCTCGTTTCTCTTGATTGCCGTGGCCACTTCCTTGGAACGAGGCCCCTTGCCGATCATAACCTTGAGACCCTGGTCAAGCAACAGCGGGCTGAAAGGGTCCATTCTTGCACTGGTGGTCGGGCCACAGGAACCGATCAGCTTCCCTTGTGGAGCTGGACTTGGCCCCATATAATATATGGTCTCACCTTCCAAGGAGATGGGAAGACTCCTTTCCTGCTGCAAAAGTTCGTACAGTCGTTTATGGACCTGGTCACGACCTACGTAGAGGGATCCAGTCAGCAAGA
It encodes the following:
- a CDS encoding DUF308 domain-containing protein, with protein sequence MQETFLKRHLILSTVIGAFLIIVGIFLMFQQESFVKIFISLLGVFLAGSGISSMIYLKGFNLGSRSRIATLVKALLSIVIGLVAIIVPLSAATISWTVLLYIIGAQLLFSALISFLDALLMRKEERSLSPLYTEGVFSLIMAILLFVFPQQIGSLLLKLFGLLFIVSGIGMILWSLRIRKINQQFKEQVVEAEAEVIDPEN
- a CDS encoding YjjG family noncanonical pyrimidine nucleotidase; its protein translation is MYRYLFFDADGTLFDFEQAEHNAFWKMAESLSLPLERKHEQDYIRCNAEVWKQFEKGEVTIDELKVKRFANFASETGIFLDAEEASRSYQYQLSGQGILFDESITVLETLKERGYTLFLATNGIAEVQRGRIAVSNTERYFDHIFISEELGYQKPDPRFFAHMFEVTGLGEQKQFSLMIGDSLSSDIAGGIASGMDTLWLNKEGKPQDPKVQPTYTHNSLSSVLDFLNGPL
- a CDS encoding FKBP-type peptidyl-prolyl cis-trans isomerase codes for the protein MKNTLSVRLVPLFLLFLMVGCSKTPVESPQNPVEETSSTVVVQAEPVVEETDVIRDLEEPSTLEDRFSYTYGYLLYSSMVQQKGFSDLEASYFAKGILDADRGQGFYTQEEMSQTLYEVQTKLLQIAQEEMDAISSANMEVAENFLKTNKERESVKITDSGLQYEVLVEGEGDRPTEDSMVEVDYQIMLLNGKIIDSSYEREQSSTFLLEAIMVPGFIEGVKLMQEGAKYRFWIHPDLAYGKEGTETIEPNTLLIIEVELKSIREGR
- a CDS encoding FumA C-terminus/TtdB family hydratase beta subunit, translating into MRELVLPLSSEDIASLKAYDQVLLTGSLYVGRDQVHKRLYELLQQERSLPISLEGETIYYMGPSPAPQGKLIGSCGPTTSARMDPFSPLLLDQGLKVMIGKGPRSKEVATAIKRNEAVYLQAFGGCGALYASTVRAVTTVAFPDLGPEALLRLEVEKFPVIVAIDSQLGSVFPQ